One Oncorhynchus gorbuscha isolate QuinsamMale2020 ecotype Even-year unplaced genomic scaffold, OgorEven_v1.0 Un_scaffold_6174, whole genome shotgun sequence DNA segment encodes these proteins:
- the LOC124029338 gene encoding mucin-5AC-like, which yields TTAAPTTTTAAPTMTTVAPTTTTSSVPTTTAATTTTGAPTTTTAAPTTTTAAPTSTTVAPTTTTSAVPTTTAATTTTAAPTTTAAPTTTGAPTTTTAAPTTTTAAPTTTTVAPTTTTPSVPTTTAATTTTAAPTTTGAPTTTTAAPTTTTAATTTTGAPTTTTAAPTTTTAAPTSTTVAPTTTTSAVLTTTAATTTTAAPTTTGAPTTTTAAPTTTTAAPTTTTVAPTTTTPAVPTTTAATTTTAAPTTTGAPTTTTAATTTTAATTTTGAPTTTTAAPTTTTAAPTTTSVAPTTTTPAVPSTTAATTTTAAPTTTTTTTTAAPTTTTAAPTTTTVAPTTTTSAVPMTNAATTTTAAPTTTTAAPTTTTVAPTTTTPAVSTTTAAPTLQLQQLLQLTLRQPHLLRQLQLKPYDHYNDNCSFCDNWRTYYDNCSTYYDHCSAYHDN from the exons acaactgcagcacctactacgaccactgcagctcctactatgacaactgtagctcccacaacaactacttcttcagttcctacgacaactgcagctactacgacaactggagcacctactacgacaactgcagcacctactacgaccactgcagcgcctacttcgacaactgtagctcccacaacaactacttctgcagttcctacgacaactgcagctactacgacaactgcagcacctacgacaactgcagcacctacgacaactggagcacctactacgacaactgcagcacctactacgaccactgcagcgcctactacgacaactgtagctcccacaacaactactccttcagttcctacgacaactgcagctactacgacaactgcagcacctacgacaactggagcacctactacgacaactgcagcacctactacgacaactgcagctactacgacaactggagcacctactacgacaactgcagcacctactacgactactgcagcgcctacttcgacaactgtagctcccacaacaactacttctgcagttcttacgacaactgcagctactacgacaactgcagcacctacgacaactggagcacctactacgacaactgcagcacctactacgaccactgcagcgcctactacgacaactgtagctcccacaacaactactcctgcagttcctacgacaactgcagctactacgacaactgcagcacctacgacaactggagcacctactacgacaactgcagctactacgacaactgcagctactacgacaactggagcacctactacgacaactgcagcacctactacgaccactgcagcgcctactacgacatctgtagctcccacaacaactactcctgcagttccttcgacaactgcagctactacgacaactgcagcacctactacgacca ctactacgacaactgcagcacctactacgaccactgcagcgcctactacgacaactgtagctcccacaacaactacttctgcagttcctatgacaaatgcagctactacgacaactgcagcacctactacgaccactgcagcccctactacgacaactgtagctcccacaacaactactcctgcagtttctacgacaactgcagcacctacg CTACAACTGCAGCAACTACTACAACTGACGCTCCGACAACCACACCTACTACGACAGCTACAACTGAAGCCCTACGACCACTACAACGACAACTGCAGCTTCTGCGACAACTGGAggacctactacgaca
- the LOC124029340 gene encoding integumentary mucin C.1-like, producing TDAPTTTPTTTATTEAPTTTTTTTAASATTGGPTTTTAAPTTTTAVTTTVAPKTATTAATTTTEATTTTTPSTTATTDAPTTTTSTTTATTEAPTTTTTTTTAAPTTDAPTTTPTTTATTEAPTTTAASATTGGPTTTTALQLCSDNNHIYYDSYN from the exons ACTGACGCTCCGACAACCACACCTACTACGACAGCTACAACTgaagctcctacgaccactacaacGACAACTGCAGCTTCTGCGACAACTGGAggacctactacgacaactgcagcacctactacgaccactgcagt tacgacaactgtagctcctaaaaCAGCTACAACTGCAGCAACTACTACAACTGAAGCTACGACAACAACCACACCTTCCACTACAGCTACAACTGATGCTCCGACAACAACCACATCTACTACGACAGCTACAACTgaagctcctacgaccactactacga ctacaactgcagcacctacaacCGACGCTCCGACAACCACACCTACTACGACAGCTACAACTGaagctcctacgacaactgcagcttctGCGACAACTGGAggacctactacgacaactgca CTACAACTGTGCTCCGACAACAACCACATCTACTACGACAGCTACAACTGA
- the LOC124029339 gene encoding mucin-5AC-like, whose amino-acid sequence TTTAAPTTTTAATTTTGAPTTTTAAPTTTTAAPTSTTVAPTTTTSAVLTTTAATTTTAAPTTTGAPTTTTAAPTTTTAAPTSTTVAPTTTTSAVPTTTAATTTTAAPTTTAAPTTTGAPTTTTAAPTTTTAAPTTTTVAPTTTTPSVPTTTAATTTTAAPTTTGAPTTTTAAPTTTTAATTTTGAPTTTTAAPTTTTAAPTSTTVAPTTTTSAVLTTTAATTTTAAPTTTGAPTTTTAAPTTTTAAPTTTTVAPTTTTPAVPTTTAATTTTAAPTTTGAPTTTTAATTTTAATTTTGAPTTTTAAPTTTTAAPTTTSVAPTTTTPAVPSTTAATTTTAAPTTTTAAPTTTTVAPTTSTPAVPTTTAATTTTGAPTTTGAPTTTTAATTTTAATTTTGAPTTTTAAPTTTTAAPTTTSVAPTTTTSAVPTTTAATTT is encoded by the coding sequence acgacaactgcagcacctactacgacaactgcagctactacgacaactggagcacctactacgacaactgcagcacctactacgactactgcagcgcctacttcgacaactgtagctcccacaacaactacttctgcagttcttacgacaactgcagctactacgacaactgcagcacctacgacaactggagcacctactacgacaactgcagcacctactacgaccactgcagcgcctacttcgacaactgtagctcccacaacaactacttctgcagttcctacgacaactgcagctactacgacaactgcagcacctacgacaactgcagcacctacgacaactggagcacctactacgacaactgcagcacctactacgaccactgcagcgcctactacgacaactgtagctcccacaacaactactccttcagttcctacgacaactgcagctactacgacaactgcagcacctacgacaactggagcacctactacgacaactgcagcacctactacgacaactgcagctactacgacaactggagcacctactacgacaactgcagcacctactacgactactgcagcgcctacttcgacaactgtagctcccacaacaactacttctgcagttcttacgacaactgcagctactacgacaactgcagcacctacgacaactggagcacctactacgacaactgcagcacctactacgaccactgcagcgcctactacgacaactgtagctcccacaacaactactcctgcagttcctacgacaactgcagctactacgacaactgcagcacctacgacaactggagcacctactacgacaactgcagctactacgacaactgcagctactacgacaactggagcacctactacgacaactgcagcacctactacgaccactgcagcgcctactacgacatctgtagctcccacaacaactactcctgcagttccttcgacaactgcagctactacgacaactgcagcacctactacgaccactgcagcgcctactacgacaactgtagctcccacaacatctactcctgcagttcctacgacaactgcagctactacgacaacgggagcacctacgacaactggagcacctactacgacaactgcagctactacgacaactgcagctactacgacaactggagcacctactacgacaactgcagcacctactacgaccactgcagcgcctactacgacatctgtagctcccacaacaactacttctgcagttcctacgacaactgcagctactacgaca